The following are encoded together in the Ferrimicrobium sp. genome:
- the ruvB gene encoding Holliday junction branch migration DNA helicase RuvB, translating into MSPRREVLGDDLRSEVSVEKNLIDTYDAHVDSALRPSLLEEFIGQSELKSQLRVVLQAADSRGEPPDHLLFAGPPGLGKTSLAFIVAEELGRGIRVTSGPALGRVGDLAALLSDLKAGDVLFIDEIHRLPRPVEELLYIAMEDFRLDVVIGKGPGARTLRLEIPRFTLVGATTRSGMVSGPLRDRFGYSYRLDYYSDPELRQVVLRSAKLMHMQLTTSAADEIASRSRGTPRLANRHLRRVRDYAEVEGTEVVTHELASDALELFGVDKLGLDKVDLEILRVLCERFEGRPVGVSSIAVSVHEDAGTLEEVYEPFLIQRGLLLRTQRGRLATERAYRHLGLAVPTEQP; encoded by the coding sequence TTGAGCCCACGCAGAGAGGTACTTGGAGATGACTTACGTAGTGAGGTCAGTGTCGAGAAGAATCTCATCGACACCTATGACGCTCACGTCGACTCTGCGCTCCGACCCTCTCTGCTTGAGGAGTTCATCGGACAGAGCGAACTCAAGTCGCAATTGCGAGTCGTCCTCCAGGCTGCTGATTCACGTGGCGAGCCGCCGGACCATCTTCTCTTTGCAGGTCCTCCTGGCCTTGGGAAGACGTCGCTGGCCTTCATTGTGGCCGAGGAACTCGGTCGTGGCATCAGGGTGACCTCCGGGCCAGCGCTTGGACGAGTTGGCGATCTAGCCGCATTGCTGTCCGATCTCAAAGCCGGTGACGTGCTCTTCATCGACGAGATTCATCGCCTACCACGACCGGTTGAAGAGCTTCTCTATATCGCCATGGAGGATTTTCGACTGGATGTAGTCATTGGAAAAGGGCCAGGTGCGCGTACCCTACGGCTGGAGATCCCGAGGTTTACCCTTGTGGGGGCGACCACGCGGTCTGGGATGGTCTCAGGACCTCTGCGTGATCGTTTCGGTTACTCCTATCGGCTTGACTACTACTCCGATCCAGAGTTGCGTCAGGTTGTATTGCGTTCAGCCAAGCTGATGCATATGCAACTCACCACGAGTGCCGCCGATGAGATCGCGTCACGTTCTCGAGGTACGCCGCGGCTAGCGAACCGACATCTGCGACGGGTACGGGACTATGCCGAAGTAGAGGGCACCGAAGTGGTGACCCATGAGCTGGCCTCCGATGCTCTTGAACTCTTTGGCGTCGATAAGCTCGGGCTCGATAAGGTGGACCTTGAAATTCTCCGGGTACTCTGTGAACGCTTCGAGGGCCGGCCGGTTGGTGTGAGCTCTATCGCGGTGAGTGTCCATGAGGACGCCGGTACCCTCGAGGAGGTCTATGAGCCGTTTCTGATCCAGAGAGGACTGCTGTTACGTACACAGCGAGGTAGGTTGGCTACCGAACGCGCCTATCGGCACCTTGGATTGGCTGTCCCAACCGAACAACCGTGA
- the ruvA gene encoding Holliday junction branch migration protein RuvA, whose translation MIGFLAGTVQGIEPPMAVVRVGGIGYEVALSSAQLAQLTLGSEVELSIRTIVRADAIMLYGFADVLERSLFDELLKVQGVGPSVALGLLSTLGVQGCYEAVAAEDLARLKSAPGVGEKTARRIIVDLGAAARRSGVPLSALAARSEVREALLSLGFRASECEPVLVRIPAAFGLEDALKWALKELQR comes from the coding sequence TTGATTGGTTTTCTCGCCGGTACGGTACAGGGAATAGAACCGCCGATGGCGGTGGTACGAGTCGGTGGTATCGGCTATGAAGTGGCGCTCTCTTCGGCACAACTCGCCCAGCTCACGCTGGGCAGCGAGGTCGAGCTCTCCATCAGGACGATCGTACGAGCGGATGCCATCATGCTTTACGGGTTCGCGGATGTACTCGAGCGGTCGCTCTTTGATGAGCTGCTCAAGGTGCAAGGTGTTGGTCCGAGTGTGGCGCTTGGACTACTTTCAACGCTAGGCGTGCAGGGATGTTATGAGGCGGTCGCTGCCGAGGATCTCGCCCGCTTGAAGAGCGCGCCGGGGGTCGGGGAGAAGACGGCGCGGCGTATCATCGTTGATCTGGGGGCTGCAGCACGGCGATCGGGAGTACCCTTGTCGGCGCTTGCTGCTCGCTCTGAGGTGCGTGAGGCCTTGCTCAGTTTGGGTTTTCGGGCGAGTGAGTGTGAACCGGTCCTCGTGCGCATCCCCGCTGCCTTTGGTCTTGAAGATGCATTGAAATGGGCATTGAAGGAGTTGCAACGTTGA
- the ruvC gene encoding crossover junction endodeoxyribonuclease RuvC encodes MTVVLGIDPGLKRVGYSVLEQTQTGIGLRCAGLITTDPEVSLGDRLSDIFGSVDELIQEYQPNQLVLERILFAKNVTSALLVAQAVGVIKLAGAQHGLEASEIGANQVKLSLSGDGHASKAQMKKMVVLLLGLQRAPEPADVSDAIAIAYAHLSGNWSRG; translated from the coding sequence ATGACGGTTGTACTCGGCATCGACCCAGGTCTCAAACGTGTTGGGTACTCCGTGCTCGAACAGACACAAACGGGGATTGGTCTCCGTTGCGCCGGCTTGATCACCACTGACCCAGAGGTCTCTCTTGGGGATCGACTATCGGATATCTTCGGTTCGGTGGATGAGTTGATCCAAGAGTACCAACCAAATCAACTCGTGCTTGAACGGATCCTCTTTGCAAAGAATGTTACTTCGGCACTGCTCGTTGCCCAGGCGGTTGGGGTGATCAAACTCGCCGGTGCTCAGCATGGCCTCGAAGCCAGCGAGATCGGTGCGAACCAGGTCAAGCTCTCGCTCTCCGGTGATGGACACGCCTCAAAGGCGCAGATGAAGAAGATGGTGGTGCTGTTGTTGGGCCTGCAGCGAGCGCCGGAACCAGCCGATGTCTCGGATGCGATCGCGATCGCCTATGCTCATCTCTCTGGCAATTGGAGTCGCGGTTGA
- a CDS encoding peroxiredoxin has product MPELQLGDLAPEFNLIGTGDRWYALQEFLGRPVVLAFYPDDFSPVCTTQLRAYSANIDDFTQLGAVMLGISPQTLSSHESFKDRLGIRFPLLSDRERSVAKAYGVLGPLGFYRRSVFVLDRELHIVYRHVSRAGLTFRSSDELLQAVQKAVA; this is encoded by the coding sequence GTGCCCGAGTTGCAGCTGGGCGACCTTGCTCCAGAGTTCAATCTGATCGGTACTGGTGACCGATGGTATGCATTGCAAGAGTTCCTAGGCCGTCCGGTGGTGCTCGCCTTTTATCCGGATGATTTTTCGCCTGTCTGCACCACACAGTTGCGCGCCTATTCGGCGAATATCGACGACTTTACCCAGCTGGGTGCCGTAATGCTCGGCATCTCCCCGCAAACGTTGAGCTCGCACGAATCCTTCAAAGATAGGCTCGGCATTCGGTTCCCGCTCCTGTCCGACCGTGAGCGCTCGGTGGCCAAGGCGTACGGGGTGTTGGGCCCGCTTGGGTTCTATCGCCGTTCTGTCTTTGTACTCGATCGTGAGCTCCACATTGTCTATCGCCATGTTTCACGAGCAGGTCTAACATTTCGGAGCTCCGACGAGCTGCTGCAGGCGGTGCAAAAGGCGGTTGCCTAG
- a CDS encoding YebC/PmpR family DNA-binding transcriptional regulator: protein MSGHSKWATIKHKKGAQDKARGKLFAKLIRQIEVAAREGGGDLSANANLRGMVQKARDNSVPAATIDRAIKRGTGELEGVRYEAITYEGYGPGGIAVMVECLSDNRNRTGADVRSAFSKSGGSLAEPGAVNWQFSRKAVMHVDGAAPEEEVMLAVLAGGGEDLTRIEDEWQITGPPTSLVELKAAVEEAGCTIHSAEVELVPQSTIAIDDASDARKVLRLIDALEDLDDVQNVIANFDIPDEFFEELED, encoded by the coding sequence ATGTCGGGTCACTCCAAGTGGGCGACGATCAAACACAAAAAGGGCGCACAGGATAAGGCGCGGGGAAAACTCTTTGCAAAGTTGATTCGTCAAATTGAGGTAGCTGCACGAGAGGGTGGCGGGGATCTGAGCGCGAATGCCAACCTCCGCGGTATGGTTCAGAAGGCTCGTGATAACTCTGTCCCCGCAGCGACCATCGATCGCGCCATCAAGCGAGGGACGGGCGAGCTCGAAGGGGTTCGCTATGAAGCGATTACTTACGAAGGCTACGGTCCGGGCGGTATCGCAGTGATGGTGGAGTGTCTGAGCGACAATCGGAATCGTACTGGTGCCGACGTCCGGTCGGCCTTCTCGAAGTCCGGTGGTTCCCTGGCGGAACCGGGAGCGGTCAATTGGCAGTTTTCACGTAAAGCAGTGATGCACGTGGATGGTGCTGCCCCTGAGGAGGAGGTGATGCTCGCCGTCCTTGCTGGTGGTGGTGAGGATCTGACCCGCATCGAAGATGAATGGCAGATTACCGGACCTCCGACGTCCCTGGTTGAGTTAAAGGCGGCGGTCGAAGAGGCGGGGTGCACGATCCATTCAGCCGAAGTAGAGTTGGTGCCGCAGTCGACGATTGCCATCGATGACGCTAGTGATGCAAGGAAGGTACTCCGGCTCATCGATGCCCTTGAGGATCTCGATGATGTGCAGAATGTGATTGCAAACTTCGATATACCGGATGAGTTTTTTGAGGAGCTTGAGGACTAA
- the pdxT gene encoding pyridoxal 5'-phosphate synthase glutaminase subunit PdxT, with amino-acid sequence MRIGVIALQGDFREHLAMVALLGWQGVAVKEPSQLLGLDGLVFPGGESTTQCILSEASGLRQPLAAEVKSGLPVFGTCAGLIMLARTIIGGRPDQWSYGALDVTVLRNGFGRQVRSFEADLAVSGLDTPMRAIFIRAPVITETGDKVETLASVEYRFVDGTSRVLPVVIAGGSIVATSFHPEVSQDPRLHELAFTR; translated from the coding sequence ATGCGGATCGGAGTGATTGCCCTCCAGGGTGATTTCCGCGAACATCTTGCTATGGTCGCTTTGCTGGGCTGGCAAGGTGTGGCCGTCAAGGAACCGAGTCAGTTGCTCGGGCTCGATGGTTTGGTGTTTCCCGGTGGCGAATCGACCACGCAGTGCATCCTGAGTGAAGCAAGTGGCCTGCGTCAGCCGCTCGCAGCAGAGGTGAAGTCCGGACTGCCGGTCTTTGGCACCTGTGCAGGTTTGATCATGTTGGCCCGAACCATTATTGGCGGGCGTCCGGATCAGTGGAGCTATGGAGCCCTTGACGTGACGGTGCTCCGCAATGGGTTCGGTCGACAGGTTCGCTCTTTCGAGGCTGACCTCGCCGTTTCGGGGCTTGACACCCCCATGCGTGCAATCTTTATTCGAGCACCAGTCATCACCGAGACGGGTGACAAGGTTGAGACCCTCGCCTCAGTGGAGTATCGATTTGTCGACGGTACGAGTCGGGTGCTCCCGGTCGTGATCGCTGGTGGATCGATCGTTGCAACCTCATTTCATCCAGAGGTATCGCAGGATCCACGTTTGCACGAGTTGGCCTTCACCCGTTAG
- the pdxS gene encoding pyridoxal 5'-phosphate synthase lyase subunit PdxS, giving the protein MAELTEGTARVKRGLAEMLRGGVIMDVVNAEQAKIAEDAGAVAVMALERVPADIRRDGGVARMSDPALIREIQDTVTIPVMAKVRIGHFAEAQMLEAMEVDYIDESEVLTPADESYHVDKWAFQVPFVCGATNLGEALRRISEGAALIRSKGEAGTGNVVEAVRHLRSITSDLRAIATASEQELFGWAKKLSAPYELVAEIHANGGHLPVPLFCAGGIATPADASLVMQLGAEANFVGSGIFKSGDPAKRARAIVEATTHFQDPKVLIRVSEHLGEAMVGIEMDALDQHLADRGW; this is encoded by the coding sequence GTGGCTGAGTTGACAGAAGGTACTGCCAGGGTGAAGCGTGGACTCGCGGAGATGTTGCGAGGCGGCGTCATCATGGATGTCGTCAACGCCGAACAAGCGAAGATTGCTGAGGATGCCGGTGCTGTTGCCGTCATGGCACTCGAACGGGTTCCCGCTGACATTCGTCGTGATGGTGGTGTCGCGCGTATGAGCGACCCGGCGCTAATTCGCGAGATTCAAGATACCGTCACGATTCCCGTGATGGCGAAGGTGCGGATTGGCCACTTTGCTGAGGCACAGATGTTAGAGGCGATGGAGGTGGACTACATCGACGAGAGTGAGGTACTCACCCCCGCAGATGAAAGCTATCATGTCGATAAGTGGGCCTTTCAAGTACCGTTTGTCTGTGGTGCGACAAACCTCGGTGAGGCGCTGCGACGTATCTCAGAGGGGGCGGCTCTGATCCGCTCAAAGGGTGAGGCTGGCACCGGCAACGTGGTAGAGGCTGTCCGCCATCTGCGTTCGATCACCTCGGATCTTCGTGCCATAGCGACCGCATCGGAGCAGGAACTTTTTGGCTGGGCGAAGAAGCTCTCCGCACCCTATGAGCTTGTCGCCGAGATTCATGCCAACGGCGGTCACCTTCCCGTACCGTTGTTCTGTGCTGGTGGAATTGCAACACCAGCCGATGCGAGTTTGGTAATGCAACTAGGAGCTGAGGCGAATTTCGTTGGATCGGGTATTTTCAAGAGCGGTGATCCAGCGAAGCGGGCGCGAGCCATCGTTGAGGCGACAACGCATTTCCAAGATCCAAAGGTGTTGATTCGCGTCTCCGAGCATCTTGGAGAGGCGATGGTTGGTATCGAAATGGATGCTCTTGACCAGCATCTGGCTGACCGAGGTTGGTAG
- a CDS encoding glycosyltransferase family 4 protein, with the protein MKVVEISPYDLGSVGGVQAQVSGLAQALRSLQCEVEILAPGNGEGVGASLGSVSRWRANGSVAPVTLFPRMNQISGVLEWADVIHLHEPFAPMAGVAILRWAYTHDALGRLWVTFHRDGVSAGYRRWAQWWAYLLPRSDHQIAVSPFAARTAEIVAGVYPQQIPNGVALGDNLTHTQEECELSDGSAVGRSFAEYRVLFVGRHEERKGLEVALQALTSLEMAVRLIVVGSGPLTGALQARYPDRRVDWLGRVDQATLTTLYRSVDVVVAPSLAGESFGVVLLEAMANGAVVIASDIPAYRWLSRQGSSAVLVPPRDADALAMALHNVLTHPEFRDSLRRRAFEQVRSFAFDALAERYLQLFLAP; encoded by the coding sequence TTGAAGGTCGTTGAGATCTCTCCCTACGATCTTGGTTCGGTGGGTGGTGTACAGGCCCAGGTGAGCGGCCTCGCGCAAGCCCTTCGCTCGCTCCAGTGCGAGGTGGAGATCCTCGCACCGGGCAATGGTGAAGGCGTTGGGGCTTCGTTGGGGTCGGTGTCTCGTTGGCGTGCCAACGGTTCTGTTGCGCCGGTTACGCTGTTTCCGCGCATGAACCAGATCTCTGGGGTTCTGGAGTGGGCAGACGTGATCCATCTACATGAACCCTTTGCGCCAATGGCCGGGGTCGCCATCCTTCGCTGGGCGTACACCCATGATGCCCTTGGTCGTCTTTGGGTCACCTTTCATCGAGATGGAGTCTCCGCGGGTTATCGCCGCTGGGCACAGTGGTGGGCCTACCTATTGCCACGGTCGGATCATCAGATTGCGGTTTCACCATTTGCTGCGCGTACCGCGGAGATCGTTGCCGGGGTTTACCCACAGCAGATCCCCAATGGCGTCGCACTCGGTGACAATCTCACGCACACCCAGGAGGAGTGCGAACTGAGTGATGGGAGCGCAGTTGGTCGCTCTTTCGCGGAGTACCGTGTGCTGTTTGTAGGACGCCATGAGGAACGCAAGGGTCTCGAAGTTGCGCTCCAAGCACTCACCTCGCTGGAAATGGCGGTGCGCCTGATCGTTGTCGGTAGCGGTCCGCTCACGGGGGCCTTGCAGGCGCGGTATCCCGACAGAAGGGTCGACTGGTTGGGTCGGGTCGACCAGGCAACGCTCACGACGCTCTATCGGAGTGTCGATGTGGTGGTGGCGCCCTCCTTGGCGGGGGAATCCTTTGGAGTCGTGCTGTTAGAGGCGATGGCAAATGGTGCAGTGGTCATCGCGAGTGATATTCCGGCGTACCGATGGCTCAGTCGACAGGGATCTTCAGCGGTGCTGGTTCCCCCCCGAGACGCTGATGCACTTGCCATGGCACTACATAACGTGTTGACGCACCCCGAATTCAGGGACAGTCTGCGTCGGCGCGCGTTCGAACAGGTCCGCTCCTTCGCATTCGATGCCCTCGCCGAGCGATACCTGCAGCTGTTTCTCGCTCCATGA
- a CDS encoding CDP-alcohol phosphatidyltransferase family protein, with protein MFDGNFRASVDRRTAPVGRSLSRLGVSPDLLTVIGIVFSIGAGVAVGFGELYVGFGLLLLGAIPDLLDGPVAKAAQTSSSRGAFFDSFADRISDLAILGGLSIYFLGVHDELFAVLSFFGYGFASLISYQRAKAESLGLSGKGGIMERAERVVLLLVALLIHPLLRIALLVLLVGSVVTVVQRFVSIWRQASRRPDRVAALARITNLRRVNRRRRIRSRASLQRFLPGATGRASFSRRHSAGRKRA; from the coding sequence GTGTTTGATGGTAATTTTAGAGCTTCGGTTGATCGCCGTACTGCACCAGTGGGTCGTTCGCTGTCGCGGCTCGGTGTCAGTCCTGACCTCCTTACGGTGATAGGTATCGTCTTCTCGATCGGGGCCGGAGTAGCGGTTGGATTTGGAGAGCTCTATGTAGGGTTCGGGTTGCTCCTACTCGGCGCGATACCGGATCTGCTTGACGGGCCGGTTGCCAAAGCGGCCCAGACCTCCTCGAGCCGTGGTGCCTTTTTCGATTCCTTTGCTGATCGCATCAGTGATCTGGCCATTCTTGGTGGATTGAGTATTTATTTTCTCGGCGTGCACGACGAACTCTTCGCGGTGCTCTCCTTTTTCGGTTATGGGTTTGCCTCGTTGATCTCCTATCAACGGGCCAAGGCCGAGTCGCTGGGTTTGAGCGGTAAGGGCGGGATCATGGAACGCGCAGAGCGCGTTGTTCTTCTTCTCGTCGCCTTGTTGATCCATCCCTTGCTACGCATTGCGCTCCTCGTACTCCTCGTCGGATCGGTGGTCACCGTGGTGCAGCGTTTCGTCTCGATTTGGCGCCAGGCTTCGCGTCGTCCTGATCGTGTTGCGGCACTGGCACGGATAACAAATCTTCGGCGTGTCAATCGACGTCGGCGTATCCGTTCTCGAGCGAGTCTCCAACGCTTCTTGCCTGGCGCTACTGGGCGTGCCAGCTTCTCTCGGCGACACTCCGCAGGTCGCAAGCGAGCTTGA
- a CDS encoding elongation factor G codes for MKAYPTEQIRTVVCVGPPGAGKTSLVEAILFRAGSLPHKGRIEDGTTVSDHTPEEINHGYSIDASTIATEYENVKINLIDTPGSSEFFATTALAMEAADAALVVIDAQTVTNPELLLLWNLLNTRQLPRLVFINKCDRDPEAFAKTVSLLHETLGQHIDPIELPLPEGNGLGGVIDLIANRGFLEHGTTESEIVIPADLVEQERTARDTLLDEIVQEDDAIMERYLSGEELPTDELARALSASVRALHLTPLLCGSATGDVGMHHLVDALINLVPPPTLHPHPGWSVLVVSATQDQYLGRLSVLKNLGAALHPDDVLTSADGHEERLHQLLVPTPSELRQVPAIDPGDLVVVPKLAAPVGTLLTRGVQPSDQPTLHPAPVPGFTVAITTEAPQDEERLAANLFKVAGDDPGIKIDREPGTHRLLVQGFGTNHLAITVERIQRRGQFKVQTHEPITQYRETFRAPAQAEGRYKKQTGGHGQFGVATIIVEPLSRDSGFEFVDEIVGGAIPRNFIPAVEKGILEAMEAGGLVGYPITDIRVRLIDGKYHSVDSSEMSFKMAGSLALREALNQAQSQLLEPITRLLVTAPVSHQGDVLGYLSSKRGKILHTTTPDSAWVSIEADVPAAELISFAPDLRAMTNGLGSFVGQPHHYDAVPDHIATKLTVSAT; via the coding sequence GTGAAGGCCTACCCAACTGAACAAATCCGCACCGTCGTCTGCGTTGGCCCCCCAGGTGCCGGCAAGACGAGCTTGGTGGAAGCAATACTATTCCGGGCCGGATCACTACCCCACAAGGGACGGATCGAGGATGGCACTACCGTCTCCGATCACACGCCAGAGGAGATCAACCACGGTTACTCGATAGACGCAAGCACGATTGCTACCGAGTACGAGAACGTCAAGATCAACCTGATCGACACGCCTGGTAGCTCCGAATTCTTCGCCACTACCGCGCTCGCCATGGAAGCTGCCGATGCCGCACTCGTGGTGATCGATGCGCAGACGGTAACAAACCCTGAATTACTCCTCCTCTGGAACCTGCTGAACACCCGTCAATTGCCACGTCTGGTCTTTATCAACAAGTGTGATCGCGATCCTGAGGCCTTTGCCAAGACCGTCAGCCTCTTGCACGAGACGCTCGGCCAACACATCGACCCCATCGAGCTTCCGTTGCCCGAAGGCAATGGCCTCGGTGGAGTCATCGACCTCATCGCCAATCGTGGCTTTCTCGAACACGGCACTACCGAATCCGAGATCGTTATTCCTGCGGACCTCGTCGAGCAGGAACGGACAGCTCGCGATACCTTGCTCGATGAAATCGTCCAGGAGGACGATGCAATTATGGAACGCTATCTCTCCGGCGAAGAATTGCCGACCGACGAACTCGCTCGTGCCCTCTCGGCGAGCGTGCGAGCCCTCCACCTCACTCCACTGCTCTGTGGCTCTGCCACAGGGGATGTGGGCATGCACCACCTCGTGGACGCACTCATCAATCTTGTGCCCCCACCGACGTTGCATCCTCACCCCGGATGGTCGGTGCTTGTTGTCTCGGCAACACAGGATCAATATCTCGGGCGATTGAGTGTCCTCAAGAATCTCGGAGCAGCGTTGCACCCGGATGATGTGCTCACGTCGGCCGATGGACATGAAGAGCGGCTGCATCAACTCCTCGTGCCTACCCCATCGGAACTGCGTCAAGTGCCCGCGATCGATCCCGGCGACCTTGTCGTCGTTCCAAAGCTCGCCGCTCCTGTCGGAACCCTCTTAACCCGAGGAGTACAACCCTCCGATCAACCGACCCTCCACCCAGCCCCGGTACCAGGGTTCACGGTCGCGATCACGACCGAGGCCCCACAAGACGAGGAGCGGCTGGCGGCTAACCTTTTCAAAGTTGCCGGTGATGATCCAGGGATCAAGATCGATCGTGAACCAGGAACCCATCGGCTGCTTGTTCAGGGTTTTGGCACCAACCATCTCGCCATCACGGTTGAACGCATCCAACGGCGCGGACAGTTCAAAGTACAGACTCACGAACCGATCACCCAGTATCGTGAAACGTTCCGTGCACCCGCACAGGCAGAGGGTCGTTACAAGAAACAGACGGGAGGCCATGGTCAGTTTGGCGTCGCCACCATCATCGTCGAGCCACTGTCTCGTGATAGCGGTTTTGAGTTCGTAGATGAGATTGTTGGCGGTGCCATTCCTCGCAACTTTATCCCCGCGGTGGAGAAGGGCATTCTAGAGGCAATGGAGGCTGGTGGGCTCGTGGGATATCCGATCACCGACATACGCGTACGCCTTATCGATGGCAAATATCACAGCGTCGACTCCTCCGAGATGAGCTTTAAGATGGCCGGATCCCTGGCCCTGCGAGAGGCCCTTAACCAAGCCCAATCACAGTTACTTGAGCCGATCACCCGCCTCTTGGTCACCGCTCCCGTATCCCATCAAGGCGATGTCCTTGGTTATCTCAGTTCGAAACGCGGCAAAATTCTCCATACCACGACACCAGATAGCGCATGGGTGAGCATAGAAGCCGATGTACCAGCAGCAGAGCTCATCTCCTTCGCTCCCGATCTGCGCGCGATGACAAATGGCCTAGGTTCATTCGTGGGCCAACCTCAT